A genomic window from Exiguobacterium acetylicum DSM 20416 includes:
- a CDS encoding DHH family phosphoesterase, with translation MESGQQVSPERERRIVRFIPYLLIVGLLLVVAVREPIISAIGAVVTALLFGLHLYEERRARRAWETYVAGISMQVEETGQDALTNMPIGILLYDEETLVTWFNDPMRDIFDDVAMGQTLNELDPLFIEMVATNEDQATLEIGDAVYRVFSNHENRTFYLFDMTEEAQVEQQLVDNQTVIGVIYLDNYDEMTQGIEDQLRSELNSRVTQLLNHWAAEHGTYIKRTASDRYFIVTTEENLRILERSKFTILDIVREETSQRGVQLTLSIGIGCGSDPIPSLGQMAQSSLDLALGRGGDQVVIKRDGKVRFYGGKTNPTEKRTRVRARVIANSLRDLMQESSRVLIMGHKNPDMDALGSAIGILKLAEMNDKEAHIVLPPEEIGRGIRRMMDEIAEVPQLETRFVNAFQADQLIDDQTLLVVVDTHKPSLVVVPTLLDRFEHMVVIDHHRRGEDFIEDAVLVYLEPYASSTSELVTELIEYQPTNQKLSMLEATALLAGIIVDTKGFALRTGSRTFDAASYLRSQGADTVLVQEFLSQDLETYVEQSHILERSEVYTKGMAIATAEPGVIHDQVLIAQAADQLLSLQGIRAAFVIAELQDGRTAISARSLGEVNVQLIMETLGGGGHLTNAATQMSESVITVADALRKAIDRYLEDETKGEESE, from the coding sequence ATGGAGTCAGGTCAACAAGTATCACCGGAACGAGAACGACGCATCGTTCGCTTCATTCCGTATCTATTAATCGTCGGTCTGCTTCTCGTCGTCGCTGTACGTGAACCGATCATCTCCGCTATCGGAGCCGTCGTGACTGCCCTCCTCTTCGGATTGCATCTATACGAAGAACGTCGTGCACGCAGGGCGTGGGAGACGTATGTCGCCGGGATTTCGATGCAAGTCGAAGAAACGGGGCAAGACGCGTTGACGAACATGCCAATCGGGATCTTACTATACGATGAGGAAACCCTCGTCACCTGGTTCAATGATCCGATGCGGGACATCTTTGATGATGTAGCGATGGGACAGACGCTCAATGAGCTCGATCCTTTATTCATCGAGATGGTCGCGACGAACGAGGACCAAGCGACGCTTGAAATCGGTGATGCCGTGTATCGCGTCTTTTCAAATCATGAGAACCGGACGTTTTATCTGTTCGATATGACGGAAGAAGCGCAAGTTGAACAGCAACTCGTCGACAATCAGACGGTCATCGGTGTCATTTATCTCGATAACTACGATGAGATGACACAAGGTATCGAAGATCAGTTACGTAGTGAGCTGAACAGTCGGGTTACTCAACTATTGAATCACTGGGCAGCTGAACACGGAACGTATATCAAACGGACGGCGTCCGATCGGTACTTCATCGTCACGACAGAAGAGAATCTACGGATTCTTGAACGATCGAAGTTCACGATTCTTGATATCGTGCGCGAAGAGACGAGTCAACGAGGCGTCCAGTTGACGTTATCAATCGGAATTGGTTGCGGCAGTGATCCGATTCCTTCGCTTGGTCAGATGGCTCAGTCGAGTCTCGATCTCGCACTAGGACGGGGAGGCGACCAAGTCGTCATCAAACGCGACGGAAAAGTCCGCTTTTATGGCGGAAAGACGAATCCGACGGAAAAACGGACGCGCGTCCGGGCACGGGTCATTGCCAACTCGCTTCGTGACTTGATGCAGGAATCAAGTCGTGTCCTAATCATGGGTCATAAGAACCCGGATATGGATGCACTCGGATCAGCAATCGGCATTTTGAAGCTTGCGGAAATGAACGATAAGGAAGCGCATATCGTCTTACCACCAGAAGAAATCGGTCGTGGGATTCGCCGGATGATGGACGAAATCGCTGAAGTACCACAACTCGAGACCCGGTTCGTCAATGCGTTTCAAGCGGATCAATTAATTGACGATCAGACGTTACTCGTCGTCGTCGATACACATAAGCCGTCACTTGTCGTCGTACCGACGTTACTCGATCGATTCGAGCATATGGTCGTCATCGATCATCACCGGCGCGGTGAGGATTTCATCGAAGATGCGGTTCTCGTTTATCTCGAGCCGTATGCTTCTTCGACATCAGAACTCGTGACTGAGCTGATCGAGTACCAGCCGACGAATCAGAAGCTATCGATGCTTGAAGCGACGGCGTTACTCGCCGGAATCATTGTCGATACGAAAGGATTTGCCCTTCGGACCGGCTCGCGGACGTTCGATGCTGCATCTTACTTACGTTCACAAGGAGCTGACACGGTGCTCGTGCAAGAGTTCCTCAGTCAGGATCTTGAAACGTACGTTGAGCAGTCACATATCCTCGAGCGGTCCGAGGTCTATACGAAAGGGATGGCGATTGCGACAGCGGAACCTGGTGTCATTCACGATCAAGTCTTGATTGCACAAGCGGCCGATCAATTGTTGTCGCTTCAAGGCATCCGTGCCGCCTTCGTCATCGCGGAACTGCAAGATGGACGGACGGCGATCAGCGCCCGTTCGCTCGGAGAGGTCAACGTCCAGTTGATCATGGAGACGCTCGGTGGCGGTGGTCACTTGACGAATGCGGCGACGCAGATGTCAGAATCGGTCATCACGGTTGCCGATGCATTGCGCAAAGCGATCGATCGATATCTAGAAGATGAGACAAAAGGAGAGGAATCAGAATGA
- the rpsR gene encoding 30S ribosomal protein S18 produces MARRPGGKRRRKVCYFTSNHITHIDYKDVELLKRFISERGKILPRRVTGTSAKYQRPLTIAIKRARQMALIPYVAD; encoded by the coding sequence ATGGCACGTCGTCCAGGTGGAAAACGTCGTCGTAAAGTATGTTACTTCACGTCGAACCACATCACTCATATCGATTATAAAGACGTAGAACTTCTCAAACGTTTCATTTCGGAACGCGGTAAGATTCTTCCACGTCGTGTGACTGGTACTTCAGCGAAATACCAACGTCCACTTACAATCGCAATCAAACGCGCACGTCAAATGGCTTTAATCCCATACGTGGCTGACTGA
- the ssb gene encoding single-stranded DNA-binding protein: MINRVVLVGRLTRDPEMRYTQSGIAVTRFTLACDRPFTGQDGKREADFIDCVVWRKQAENVAQYLKKGSLAGVEGRLQISSYDDKEGQRRYRAEVVADSVRFLESRNASRSSDGSEGYASSTGGNGNAAGWGSQQQQNNSSSPAPASSNSGFGADPFSGGSSIDLSDDDLPF; the protein is encoded by the coding sequence ATGATTAACCGCGTCGTTTTAGTCGGTCGGTTAACTCGTGACCCGGAAATGCGTTATACGCAGAGCGGGATTGCGGTAACGCGATTCACACTCGCATGTGACCGTCCTTTCACAGGGCAAGATGGGAAGCGAGAAGCTGATTTCATCGATTGCGTCGTTTGGCGCAAGCAAGCAGAGAACGTTGCTCAGTATTTGAAGAAAGGTAGTCTTGCTGGTGTAGAGGGTCGCCTCCAGATTAGCAGCTACGACGATAAAGAAGGGCAACGCCGTTATCGTGCGGAAGTCGTCGCTGATAGCGTCCGCTTCCTTGAGTCACGTAACGCGAGCCGTTCTTCGGATGGTAGCGAAGGCTACGCTTCATCTACTGGTGGAAACGGGAATGCTGCAGGATGGGGTTCACAGCAACAGCAGAACAACTCTTCCTCGCCAGCACCCGCTTCATCGAATTCGGGCTTCGGCGCTGATCCGTTCAGCGGTGGTAGTTCGATCGACCTTTCAGATGACGATCTTCCGTTCTAA
- the rpsF gene encoding 30S ribosomal protein S6 — MRKYEVLYIIRPELDEEARKATVERFNKVLTDNGGTVDKTTEMGKRRFAYEINDMREGFYVLLNVSAEPAATKELDRLMKISDDIVRLMITKDEK; from the coding sequence ATGCGTAAATACGAAGTACTTTACATCATCCGTCCGGAACTTGATGAGGAAGCACGCAAAGCAACAGTGGAGCGTTTCAACAAAGTCCTCACTGATAACGGTGGTACAGTTGATAAAACAACTGAAATGGGTAAACGTCGTTTCGCTTACGAAATCAATGATATGCGTGAAGGGTTCTACGTTCTTCTTAACGTTTCTGCTGAACCAGCAGCTACAAAAGAACTTGACCGTCTCATGAAGATCAGTGACGATATCGTTCGCTTAATGATCACAAAAGACGAGAAATAA
- the ychF gene encoding redox-regulated ATPase YchF — translation MGLTAGIVGLPNVGKSTLFNAITQAGVEAANYPFATIDPNVGVVEVPDARLRKLTELVNPKKTIPTAFEFTDIAGIVKGASKGEGLGNKFLANIREVDAICQVVRCFIDENITHVSGKVSPIDDIETINLELILADLEQVEKRIQRVQKQVKSRDKNAAAELEALEIVLALLEDEKPARLAELNEDQAAIVKHFQLLTMKPMLYVANVGEDEVADADSNENVRLVREFAAKEGAEVIVICARIEEEIAELEPEERQEFLVDLGIEESGLDQLIHAAYSTLGLATYFTAGEKEVRAWTFKKGMKAPQCAGVIHSDFERGFIRAEVVAYEDLAAAGNMTTVKEQGRYRSEGKEYVFQDGDVVTFRFNV, via the coding sequence GTGGGATTAACAGCAGGAATCGTTGGCTTACCAAACGTAGGAAAATCAACACTTTTTAACGCCATCACACAAGCAGGTGTCGAGGCAGCGAACTACCCGTTCGCAACGATCGACCCGAACGTCGGTGTCGTTGAAGTACCAGATGCACGTCTTCGAAAATTGACGGAACTCGTCAACCCGAAAAAGACGATCCCGACAGCATTTGAATTCACGGATATCGCAGGTATCGTGAAAGGGGCATCTAAAGGGGAAGGGCTCGGAAATAAATTCCTCGCAAACATTCGTGAAGTGGATGCGATCTGTCAGGTCGTTCGTTGTTTCATTGATGAAAACATCACACACGTTTCAGGAAAAGTATCACCAATTGATGACATCGAGACGATCAACCTCGAATTGATCCTCGCTGACCTCGAGCAGGTCGAAAAGCGGATCCAGCGTGTCCAAAAACAAGTCAAGTCACGCGATAAAAACGCAGCGGCTGAACTTGAAGCACTTGAAATCGTGTTGGCATTACTCGAAGACGAGAAACCGGCACGTCTCGCTGAATTGAACGAAGATCAAGCAGCAATCGTTAAGCACTTCCAATTGTTGACGATGAAACCGATGCTTTACGTCGCGAACGTCGGCGAAGATGAAGTTGCAGATGCAGACAGCAATGAGAACGTGCGTCTTGTTCGTGAGTTCGCAGCTAAAGAGGGTGCAGAAGTCATCGTTATCTGTGCCCGGATCGAAGAAGAGATTGCGGAGCTTGAGCCGGAAGAACGTCAAGAGTTCCTCGTTGATCTCGGAATCGAAGAGTCAGGTCTGGATCAATTGATCCATGCGGCGTACAGCACGCTTGGTCTTGCGACATACTTCACAGCAGGTGAAAAAGAAGTACGCGCTTGGACGTTCAAAAAAGGGATGAAAGCTCCACAATGTGCGGGTGTCATCCACTCGGACTTCGAACGCGGATTCATCCGTGCAGAAGTCGTCGCATATGAAGATTTAGCAGCTGCAGGCAACATGACGACCGTTAAGGAACAAGGACGTTACCGTTCAGAAGGTAAGGAATATGTCTTCCAAGACGGCGATGTCGTCACATTCCGCTTCAACGTCTAA
- a CDS encoding DUF951 domain-containing protein, translating to MIPKTYQLHDYVEMKKQHPCGTNRWQIIRVGMDIRIKCQGCGASILMPRRDFDKRLKKVLPE from the coding sequence ATGATTCCAAAAACGTATCAACTCCATGATTATGTTGAGATGAAGAAGCAGCATCCATGTGGAACGAACCGATGGCAGATCATTCGGGTCGGCATGGATATCCGAATCAAATGTCAAGGTTGCGGGGCAAGCATCTTGATGCCACGTCGTGATTTTGATAAACGATTGAAAAAAGTCTTACCAGAGTGA
- a CDS encoding mechanosensitive ion channel family protein: MATNQDVQESVAQVDKLINQVMDADMWIRFGMKLLIALIIIAAFYVLTRVLTGAVSRLFTIRKINEQDYLAQRQNETLLKLLQNAIRYVLGIVMLLTVLSQFGINITGLVASAGIAGLAISFGAKNLVQDIITGAFIIFERQFKVGDYVRVGVIEGVVTELGIRTTKLKGLNGEIHIIPNGQILQVTNYSVDNSFALVDVQVSYDEDLERVEQVLHEIADRTTKKYVDMFVEPIQMLGVQTLGPSEVVYRLMAEVPPMQHFQAGRLIRKELKQGLEEENIKIPYPRMVMMNPEQKNGGQTDDSKNVSTP; encoded by the coding sequence ATGGCTACCAATCAAGATGTACAAGAATCCGTCGCCCAAGTCGATAAACTCATCAATCAAGTAATGGATGCGGATATGTGGATTCGTTTTGGAATGAAACTGCTGATTGCGCTCATCATTATCGCGGCGTTCTATGTGTTAACGCGCGTTTTGACTGGGGCAGTCTCACGTCTCTTTACGATCAGGAAAATCAATGAACAGGATTACTTGGCACAACGTCAGAATGAGACGCTGCTGAAGTTGCTACAAAATGCAATCCGCTACGTACTTGGAATCGTCATGTTGTTGACGGTACTCAGTCAGTTCGGAATCAACATCACTGGTCTTGTTGCCAGTGCCGGGATTGCTGGTCTTGCGATTTCATTTGGTGCGAAGAACTTGGTGCAAGATATCATTACCGGAGCGTTCATCATCTTCGAACGCCAGTTTAAAGTCGGAGATTATGTACGCGTCGGTGTGATCGAAGGTGTCGTAACGGAACTCGGTATCCGAACAACGAAACTCAAAGGGCTCAACGGGGAGATTCACATCATCCCGAACGGTCAGATTTTGCAAGTGACGAACTATTCGGTCGACAACAGCTTTGCGCTCGTCGATGTGCAAGTCTCCTATGACGAAGATCTCGAACGCGTCGAACAAGTCTTACATGAGATCGCGGACCGGACGACGAAGAAGTATGTCGATATGTTCGTCGAACCGATTCAAATGCTCGGCGTCCAGACGCTTGGTCCTTCTGAAGTCGTCTATCGTTTGATGGCAGAAGTACCACCGATGCAACATTTCCAAGCTGGTCGTCTGATCCGTAAGGAATTGAAGCAAGGACTAGAAGAAGAGAACATCAAGATCCCGTATCCACGGATGGTCATGATGAATCCAGAACAAAAGAATGGTGGACAGACGGATGATTCCAAAAACGTATCAACTCCATGA
- the yyaC gene encoding spore protease YyaC yields MNFRFHSHEPKPYSFFLEYTEPFAKERLAEQLFEQISAVQEKRPIVLVCIGSDRSTGDSLGPLVGTFLEKQAPAHLHVYGTLAKPVHALNLAETIHSIQTTHYRPLVIAIDACLGRLSSVGHVFFSEGPLAPGAGVQKELPAVGDFNIKAVVNVSGFMEMMILQNTRLHLVYELAELVANSFHMLDAKLSAESTRTTISFTPRSM; encoded by the coding sequence ATGAACTTCCGCTTTCATTCGCACGAGCCCAAGCCCTATTCTTTCTTTTTAGAATATACGGAACCGTTCGCGAAAGAACGCTTAGCCGAACAACTATTCGAACAAATCTCCGCTGTCCAAGAAAAACGTCCTATCGTACTCGTCTGCATCGGTTCTGATCGTTCGACGGGCGACTCACTCGGTCCACTTGTCGGAACATTCCTTGAAAAGCAAGCACCTGCTCATCTCCACGTCTACGGTACACTCGCGAAACCCGTCCATGCACTGAATCTCGCTGAAACGATTCACTCGATCCAAACAACCCATTACCGTCCACTTGTCATCGCAATCGATGCGTGTCTCGGTCGACTTTCAAGTGTTGGACATGTCTTCTTCTCAGAAGGTCCACTTGCGCCAGGAGCTGGAGTCCAAAAAGAATTACCTGCAGTCGGTGACTTCAACATCAAAGCTGTCGTCAACGTCAGTGGGTTCATGGAGATGATGATTCTCCAAAATACACGCTTACATCTGGTTTATGAGTTAGCCGAACTCGTCGCGAATAGCTTCCACATGCTCGATGCGAAACTGTCCGCTGAATCGACGCGGACGACGATTTCCTTCACCCCACGTTCGATGTAA
- a CDS encoding ParB/RepB/Spo0J family partition protein — MNELPVRAIRPNPTQPRKRFNEKALEELAQSLVRHGMIQPIVVRPRDGYYEIIAGERRYQAASRAGFERVPVLVIEADETRVMELALIENIQRADLSAIEEAMAYAEMIEEFGITQAELAQRVGKSRSHITNSLRLLQLPLLVQQAVMDERLSMGHARALLSLKHPKKIEQMAERVMAENWNVRRLEQALRERKESVRPQQATAVQFVEESLREKYGAMVRIKQGKQAGKLEIDFTDEDDLNRLLDLLLPESDQ, encoded by the coding sequence GTGAACGAATTACCTGTTCGGGCGATTCGCCCGAATCCGACTCAACCTCGGAAACGATTCAATGAAAAAGCACTAGAAGAGTTAGCCCAATCGCTCGTTCGTCACGGTATGATCCAACCGATCGTCGTTCGACCACGAGATGGCTATTATGAGATCATCGCCGGTGAACGACGGTATCAAGCAGCGAGTCGCGCGGGATTTGAACGTGTGCCGGTCCTCGTGATCGAAGCAGACGAGACACGCGTGATGGAACTCGCACTGATTGAAAACATCCAGCGAGCGGATTTATCGGCGATTGAAGAAGCGATGGCGTATGCGGAGATGATCGAGGAATTCGGCATCACGCAAGCAGAGCTTGCGCAACGTGTCGGCAAAAGTCGTTCGCATATCACGAACAGCCTTCGATTATTGCAGTTACCGCTGCTCGTCCAACAGGCCGTCATGGATGAGCGGTTATCGATGGGGCACGCCCGCGCCCTCCTGTCGCTGAAACATCCAAAGAAGATTGAACAGATGGCAGAACGTGTCATGGCTGAGAACTGGAATGTTCGTCGGTTAGAACAGGCACTTCGGGAACGGAAGGAATCCGTCCGTCCGCAACAAGCGACCGCTGTGCAATTCGTCGAAGAATCACTTCGCGAAAAGTACGGTGCGATGGTTCGGATTAAACAGGGCAAACAAGCAGGAAAACTCGAAATCGATTTTACAGATGAAGACGACCTTAACCGGTTGCTCGACTTGTTATTACCTGAATCAGATCAATAA
- the noc gene encoding nucleoid occlusion protein, which produces MRNAIAKLLGKGGQPATIELDPQETVQELPLTELVANQFQPRTVFDGDRIEELAVTIEEHGLLQPIVVRKQGTGYEIIAGERRYRAVRSLGWETIPAIVKEMTDETTASLALIENLQREDLTPIEEAEAYERLLALQDITQEVLARKLGRSQSTIANKLRLLRLPTDVREALKQRTITERHARALLPLKDEALQVTVPAEILEREWNVKETERRVERLMTPQPPKKKRHKSFARDTRIALNTLRDSVDMIEQTGLTIEKEEVDCEEYVEVRIRIVKARPE; this is translated from the coding sequence GTGAGAAATGCAATTGCCAAGCTGCTCGGTAAGGGAGGGCAACCTGCTACGATCGAGCTTGACCCACAAGAGACGGTTCAGGAATTACCATTGACAGAACTTGTCGCAAACCAGTTCCAACCACGGACAGTGTTTGATGGGGACCGAATTGAAGAGCTAGCCGTTACGATCGAAGAGCATGGATTACTCCAGCCGATCGTCGTTCGAAAACAAGGAACAGGATACGAAATCATTGCGGGAGAACGACGATACCGGGCAGTGCGCTCGCTTGGCTGGGAAACGATTCCTGCCATCGTCAAAGAGATGACGGACGAGACGACTGCTTCACTGGCATTGATTGAAAATCTGCAACGCGAAGATTTGACACCAATCGAAGAAGCAGAAGCCTATGAGCGCTTGCTTGCGTTACAAGACATCACGCAAGAAGTGTTAGCTCGTAAGCTCGGACGTAGTCAATCGACGATTGCCAACAAATTGCGTTTGCTTCGATTGCCAACGGATGTCCGGGAAGCGTTGAAGCAACGGACGATCACGGAGCGTCATGCCCGTGCGTTATTACCGCTCAAGGATGAAGCGCTACAAGTAACGGTACCTGCTGAAATTCTGGAACGGGAATGGAACGTCAAGGAGACGGAGCGCCGGGTGGAACGATTGATGACACCACAGCCACCGAAGAAAAAACGTCATAAGAGCTTTGCTCGGGATACACGGATTGCGTTGAATACACTTCGTGATTCCGTCGATATGATCGAGCAGACTGGATTGACGATCGAAAAAGAAGAAGTCGATTGTGAAGAATATGTAGAGGTGCGGATTCGCATCGTGAAGGCACGTCCGGAATAA
- the rsmG gene encoding 16S rRNA (guanine(527)-N(7))-methyltransferase RsmG, with amino-acid sequence MNQQQFVTALAAQGLEVSEHQLHQFKRYYELLVEWNEKMNLTAITDEEDVYLKHFYDSITAAFYFDFTTVTTVCDVGAGAGFPSLPIKIMFPHLQVTIVDSLNKRIGFLNHLATELGLEGVAFHHGRAEEFGKNKQFRERFDVVTARAVARMSVLAEYCLPLAKVGGQFVALKAAKVSEELEDGAIALKVLGGNLRESFQFQLPGEESERNIVIVDKKRTTPGKYPRKAGTPAKDPLS; translated from the coding sequence ATGAACCAACAGCAATTCGTAACAGCATTGGCAGCACAGGGACTTGAAGTCTCAGAACATCAGTTGCATCAATTCAAACGGTATTATGAACTGCTCGTCGAGTGGAATGAAAAGATGAACCTGACAGCGATCACGGACGAAGAAGATGTCTATCTCAAGCACTTCTACGATTCGATCACAGCAGCGTTCTATTTCGATTTCACGACGGTCACGACGGTTTGTGATGTCGGAGCGGGCGCTGGTTTCCCAAGTCTGCCGATCAAGATCATGTTCCCACATCTCCAAGTGACGATCGTCGATTCACTCAACAAACGAATCGGCTTCCTCAATCATTTGGCGACGGAACTCGGACTCGAAGGTGTCGCGTTCCATCATGGACGCGCCGAAGAGTTCGGTAAAAATAAACAATTCCGTGAACGGTTCGACGTCGTGACAGCACGTGCGGTCGCTCGGATGTCCGTTCTCGCGGAATATTGCCTACCACTTGCGAAAGTCGGGGGACAATTCGTTGCCTTGAAGGCAGCGAAAGTCAGTGAAGAGCTCGAGGATGGTGCGATTGCCTTAAAAGTACTCGGTGGGAATTTACGGGAAAGTTTCCAGTTCCAATTGCCAGGCGAGGAAAGTGAGCGTAATATCGTTATTGTAGATAAAAAACGAACAACACCCGGGAAATATCCGCGTAAAGCGGGTACGCCTGCGAAAGATCCATTAAGCTAA
- the mnmG gene encoding tRNA uridine-5-carboxymethylaminomethyl(34) synthesis enzyme MnmG produces the protein MAYQAGEFDVIVVGAGHAGIEASLAAARMGSKTVMLTMNPDMVGFMYCNPSIGGPAKGIVVREIDALGGEMARAIDATYIQMKMLNTSKGPAVRALRAQADKFEYQNRMKKALEDEPNLLLRQALVERLLIDDEGRCVGVVTNTGAEYRAKAVIITTGTFMRGKIIIGELSYESGPNNQMPSINLSKHLEELGFELARFKTGTPPRIDGKTIDYSKTEIQPGDEVALPFSHETTQMITEQIPCWLTYTTEYTHQLIDANLHRSPMFSGMIKGTGPRYCPSIEDKVVRFNDKPRHQIFLEPEGRDTEEVYVQGLSTSLPEDVQHDILRSIPGLENSEMMRPGYAIEYDAVVPTQLWPTLETKRVPGLFTAGQINGTSGYEEAAGQGIMAGINAGLQVQGKEPLILSRSQGYIGVMIDDLVTKGTNEPYRLLTSRAEYRLLLRHDNADLRLSEIGHELGLISEERQAKLLDKQEQIRLEMKRLEKVVIKATADVNAQLEAIGASPLKEALHAITLLKRPEITYAMIAQMTPPETPLSAEAAEQVEIQVKYAGYIDKQLDQVEKMMRMEQKRIPDRLDYDAISGLAIEAKQKLNQVRPLSIGQASRISGVNPSDISILLVYIEQGQYALTAE, from the coding sequence ATGGCTTATCAAGCAGGTGAATTCGACGTTATTGTCGTCGGAGCCGGACATGCCGGCATCGAAGCCTCTCTTGCTGCGGCACGAATGGGCTCGAAAACGGTCATGTTGACAATGAATCCCGATATGGTCGGATTCATGTATTGCAACCCGTCAATCGGTGGTCCAGCAAAAGGGATCGTCGTCCGGGAAATCGATGCGCTCGGTGGTGAAATGGCACGTGCGATCGATGCAACGTATATTCAAATGAAAATGTTAAACACGTCAAAAGGTCCTGCCGTGCGTGCATTACGGGCACAGGCGGATAAATTCGAATACCAAAACCGGATGAAAAAAGCGCTCGAGGATGAGCCGAATTTGCTTTTACGTCAAGCGCTCGTCGAACGGTTGTTAATTGACGACGAAGGACGCTGTGTCGGTGTCGTCACGAATACAGGGGCAGAGTATCGGGCAAAAGCAGTCATCATCACGACCGGAACGTTCATGCGCGGAAAAATCATCATCGGTGAATTGTCTTACGAGAGTGGTCCGAACAATCAGATGCCGTCGATCAATCTATCGAAACATCTTGAAGAACTCGGATTCGAGCTCGCACGCTTCAAAACAGGGACACCACCACGAATCGACGGGAAAACGATCGATTATTCGAAGACCGAGATTCAACCAGGTGACGAAGTGGCACTTCCATTTAGTCATGAAACGACTCAGATGATCACGGAACAAATTCCGTGCTGGTTGACGTATACGACGGAGTATACGCATCAGTTGATTGATGCGAACTTACACCGCTCCCCGATGTTCTCTGGGATGATCAAAGGAACAGGTCCACGTTATTGCCCATCGATCGAAGATAAGGTCGTCCGGTTCAACGATAAACCGCGTCACCAAATCTTCCTTGAGCCAGAAGGTCGCGATACGGAAGAAGTCTACGTCCAAGGGTTATCAACAAGCTTGCCGGAAGACGTCCAACACGATATTCTCCGCTCGATTCCAGGGCTTGAGAATTCTGAAATGATGCGTCCTGGTTATGCGATTGAGTACGATGCCGTTGTTCCGACACAACTCTGGCCAACGCTCGAGACAAAACGGGTTCCTGGTTTATTCACAGCGGGTCAAATCAACGGAACAAGTGGGTATGAGGAAGCAGCGGGGCAAGGAATCATGGCAGGGATCAATGCCGGACTACAAGTCCAAGGCAAAGAACCACTTATCTTGTCACGTTCACAAGGCTATATCGGTGTCATGATCGATGATCTCGTCACGAAAGGTACGAACGAACCATACCGTCTCTTGACGTCACGTGCCGAGTACCGGTTGTTGCTCCGTCATGATAATGCGGACCTTCGCCTATCGGAAATCGGACATGAACTCGGATTGATCTCGGAAGAACGCCAAGCGAAGTTGCTCGATAAACAAGAACAAATCCGTCTTGAGATGAAACGTCTTGAGAAGGTCGTCATCAAAGCGACAGCGGACGTGAATGCACAGCTAGAAGCAATTGGTGCATCACCACTTAAGGAAGCGCTGCATGCGATCACGTTGCTGAAACGCCCGGAAATTACGTATGCGATGATCGCGCAGATGACACCACCGGAAACACCACTGTCTGCAGAAGCAGCAGAACAAGTCGAAATCCAAGTCAAATATGCCGGCTACATCGATAAACAACTCGATCAAGTCGAAAAAATGATGCGGATGGAGCAAAAACGGATTCCGGATCGTCTCGATTACGATGCGATCAGTGGATTAGCGATTGAAGCGAAACAAAAACTAAACCAAGTGCGTCCGCTCTCGATCGGACAAGCATCCCGGATCTCAGGGGTTAACCCGTCTGATATCTCGATCCTGCTTGTCTATATCGAACAAGGCCAATACGCATTGACTGCGGAGTGA